One genomic region from Bartonella australis AUST/NH1 encodes:
- a CDS encoding NADP-dependent isocitrate dehydrogenase: MAKIKVANPVVELDGDEMTRVIWKYIKEKLIYPYLDIDLKYYDLSIENRDATNDQITIDSAHAIKEYGVGIKCATITPDESRVKEFSLKKMWKSPNGTIRNILGGVIFREPIICKNVPRLVPNWTKPIIVGRHAFGDQYKATDFKFPGKGKLSIKFVGSDGQIIEHDVFDAPSAGVAMAMYNLDESIRDFARASFNYGLQRGVPVYLSTKNTILKMYDGRFKDIFQETFDAEFKAEFESRKLHYEHRLIDDMVASALKWSGGYVWACKNYDGDVQSDIVAQGFGSLGLMTSVLMTPDGEIVEAEAAHGTVTRHYRQHQKNEETSTNSIASIFAWTRGLMHRAKLDNNEELKNFATTLEEVCIHTVEKGFMTKDLALLIGPEQKWLSTTGFLDKIDENLKETMVD; this comes from the coding sequence ATGGCAAAGATCAAAGTGGCAAATCCTGTTGTTGAACTCGACGGCGATGAAATGACTCGCGTTATCTGGAAATATATTAAAGAAAAACTAATCTATCCTTACCTCGATATTGATCTTAAATATTACGATCTTTCTATAGAAAACCGCGATGCAACTAATGATCAAATAACGATTGATTCCGCTCACGCTATTAAAGAATATGGCGTCGGCATAAAATGTGCAACTATTACTCCTGATGAATCACGGGTTAAAGAATTTAGCTTAAAAAAAATGTGGAAGTCACCAAATGGTACAATCCGCAATATTTTAGGAGGGGTGATTTTTCGTGAACCCATTATCTGCAAAAATGTTCCGCGCCTCGTTCCTAACTGGACCAAGCCAATTATTGTTGGACGCCACGCGTTCGGTGATCAGTATAAGGCGACCGATTTTAAATTTCCTGGAAAAGGAAAACTGAGCATTAAGTTTGTTGGCAGTGACGGCCAAATTATCGAGCATGACGTTTTTGATGCTCCAAGCGCAGGGGTTGCTATGGCTATGTATAATCTCGATGAATCAATTCGTGATTTCGCTCGTGCATCTTTTAATTACGGTCTGCAGCGGGGTGTTCCAGTTTATCTTTCAACAAAAAATACCATTTTGAAGATGTATGATGGCCGTTTTAAAGACATTTTTCAGGAAACATTTGATGCGGAATTTAAAGCTGAATTTGAAAGCCGTAAATTACATTACGAGCACCGCCTAATTGACGATATGGTTGCCTCTGCGCTTAAATGGTCAGGTGGCTACGTTTGGGCGTGTAAAAACTATGATGGGGATGTTCAATCAGATATCGTGGCCCAAGGCTTTGGTTCCCTTGGTCTTATGACTTCCGTCCTTATGACACCAGACGGCGAAATAGTTGAGGCTGAGGCCGCGCACGGTACAGTAACACGCCATTACCGCCAACATCAAAAAAATGAAGAAACGTCAACGAATTCTATTGCCTCTATTTTTGCGTGGACGCGTGGATTAATGCATCGCGCTAAGCTTGATAACAATGAGGAATTAAAAAACTTTGCTACTACATTGGAAGAAGTCTGTATTCATACTGTTGAAAAAGGATTTATGACTAAAGACCTCGCACTTTTGATAGGACCTGAGCAAAAATGGCTTTCCACAACAGGATTTCTTGATAAAATTGATGAAAATTTAAAAGAAACAATGGTCGATTGA